The Rhinolophus sinicus isolate RSC01 linkage group LG15, ASM3656204v1, whole genome shotgun sequence region accTGACCGACCACCACCCAAcccaacacctttccacatgaggctgagaacctggaaactgctctctgggactctgcccccacagtgctGATTGGTTTGTCTTTACAACACATTTAGGTAAGCAGGATTACTCACTTTACCAGTGAGAATAAGGATACCCCCCATATAGCTAAGTAGCTTGCCAGAAAGCAAGCACAGCAAGCATCCAACCCCAAACCTATTGGCAAAATTTAAGGCAGCTAGCTGTACTTCTAGGGATTGCTGGAGCTTGAGACAGAATCCAGGCCCTGCCCCAAACCAGCTGAAAGATCACTGAAGTCAAGTcactcctctcttcctctttcatcAATTAAATGTGGATATTCATAGGCACACGATGAGGCTTGTATGAAAAGCATTAAATGAGTATGGATGAGAAAATCCAAGTGCCTTGTACACCTCGAAGACCCCTTAGTCCCTGAATGTGGGCTGTGCTTTGAAGTTAGAGTAACATTCATCCAGCACTTACTTTGTGCTGGGAGTATGCATTTTGTCATTAAGTCTTGACTACAGCCTACTTAGGGCCTTTATTGTGGTAAAAGCTATTTCACCtgttatattaaatgaaataaggtaGGTAAAGTGCTTAGGAGTGTGCCGCAtgaaagtactcaataaatggcagctattatcATTAGATCAAGAAAGACCCGCCTAGGGCAGAGGCACTAGTCTGGTAGGGTATGAATCTGGAACTGCAGCTTTTTTCAAATGTCCAGAGCCTGCACGTCCCCCATCTAACCACCAGAGGGCAGCGGCAGGCATCTTCCACACAAAACCTCATGTACTGCCCCTGTCGTCCACTAGAGGGCGACCCAGCAAGGCGCTGAATCCTGGTTCCAGTCATGTCCTTGGCCTTCACAGTTGGGCCCAGCCAGGGCCCTAACCAACCCAGATGAGTCAGGCTGGAaccaaattaataaatacaattcaagatttattaaaaatcagGGCTCCCCTGCTGTGCCCTCCTGgcactaagtaaataaataaccagaGGGGGCACAGCTGGGGAAAGAGAAATCAGATCTCAAGGCAGATGATTTACCCAactcccccttctccctcccccctatGGCTCTTGGGACATAGCACCAGCAGGCATCTCAGTCCGGTAGTGTGGCCGGCACCAAGGCATGTCTGCCCTGCCCAGGAGAGGAGGCAGGCCCTGGGATCACTTGTTTCCAAGCCCTTGATGACCCCAAAACCTGCTCCCGCAGGGGCCAAGGCTGAAGCACCAATAGGAGGCACCTGAGGGTGgtagggaaggggggagggggaatggggtAACAGAACCTAGGCTGCAGAAACAGCTGATGGGGGTCCGGCCCCCTCTCCAGGTTCAGCCAGTGCCTGACAGAGGTCATGTTCCACCCCCCTTTCTCCTGGAGCCCCATCTGCGCTCAGCTGAGGATTTTTCGGGGCAATTCAACAGAGGCTCGGATGAAGACGGCATCATCCCGCACATAGTTTCGCTTGCGGATATCCTGGTGGGAGATGAACTTGGGGTAACCAAAGCCCAGGGAACTCTCATCCAGGGAGCCCCGCCAAGTGCCTGGTTTTTGGAAATTCTTCCAGTTTGGGTCGGGGTGAAAGGTCTCAGTGACATGCTGTGGCTTAGCCAGCCCAGGGTCGCTCTGATCCAGCAGGGAGAAGGTGACGCGGCGGGCAAAGGGCCACTCAAGGAGATTGTCAAAGGCACCTGGCAGCACACGAATGTAGAGCGAGAGATGTGTGCCCTCACCACTGCCATTGCCATTGAGAAATGCAGACACCTGCAGCTTGTAACCATACTTATGTGTGTAGAAAGCTGGGCTGAAGCACTCGAGGTTGGGCTTGGCTTTGGCCTCCTGTAGCCGTCGCCCATAGCTGCCAATCTTCCAGATGAGCACGCCATCACTGCCCACTGACAGCTCCTCCAGCTCTCGCCGCAGCTCCTGCAGCTCCTGCCGCTGCCGGCTCACCAGGGCACACATCATGGCCAGATGGGGCTTCACACTCTCCTCCACATGCCGTGCCATTGCCAGCTTAGGGCACTGTTGGCAAAGCCCCAGGCCGTGGGGGAAGGAGAGTTATCAGTAGGGGCAGGCACAGGGTGAGGGGAGGAGCAGGTACAGGTTGGCAGGCACCCAACTCTGAATGAGGAAGGCTGAGGGCACTAGGAGCCTGGAGCTAGCCAGCGGGGGGAAGGACTGAAAACTTCAGAGCAGCAGAACAGGGACCACCAAGGGCCTAAGTCTGTCTGAAGCGGCAAGGACCAAGAAAGGGGCTGATGGGAAAGAGGGGCGTCTCACCCTGTGCTTGCAGCCGGAGTCTTTGAATGGACACAGCACTAGGGCAGTGCTACAGCTGTCCTTCAGATGGCCCGGCAGGTCCTCTCGAGCCACGGTGCCAACGCCACACTGGTTGGGGCAGGACACAGGCAGCCTCGGGCACTGGTACTGGTGGCTCTAGGGCCGCAGAGACAGCGGTCAGTAGCCTGGCTCCCTGCTACCTGTCCTAGCCCCCAGTTCAGGAAGGGCCTCACCTGGATGGTGTCAAAGACGAATTCCTTGGTGCAGTAGGTGCAAGGCTGGGTGCGCTTGGGGCACTCAGAGGTGGCATGCTGGGCCAGCAGCCGCCGCATCATGCGGGCACCACACTTGTTCTCACAGTACACACTCTCTTGGGGGCACACGCCCTCGTGGCTCTGTGGAAATGCCAGAGGGCCTGAGTTAAGGGATCCCTGGCCCACCAGATGCCCcactctccctcttccctcaagCAGGCCCCACCCACCTCAAAGGCCTCCCCACTGAAGTCACAGCCGCAAAACTCGCACTTGAGGCGCCGCTTGGGGCAGTCATGCTGCAAGTGGGCAGGCAGGTCCCGACGGCTCAGCTTGGTGGGGCAGCGATTGGGGCAGGGGACGACATTGAAGCTGCAAGTATTCAGGTGACCCTGGTGGGAAGGGCTACAGTTAGTGCCTGCCAAGGGAGGGGtaggcccccacccccatcagagCCTCACCTGTAGGTGACGAAGTGGCCCACTCCAGCGGCAGCCCTCCTCACTGTGGATGCAACGGATAGGCAGGCCCAATACCTGGACCTCCAGCTCTGGGTCTGGGTAGATCTGGGAGCAGGGATGGGGGGACTGGTCAGGGTCAAAGCCTGATACTGTCCCCAATTCCTGTCCCCTCCAGCATCTCCTGGGCTATATTCCCCTTTATGCCCAGGGATAAAGGGCACAGCAGGTAGTTACCTGCTCCACCGCTGGACCCGTGTCCACAGCATGTCTGCACGTGACACTCCCATTGGAAGTGGCAGCCAATCCGCCAGCTCAGTCCCAGGCAGCCCTCAcaccctctgcttccttccccctGGTAGAGGGGTGCTGGCCCTTGGCCACAGGTCTGGCCTGCCACCCAAAGGGGAGGGGAGCACTTCTTATGAGCACAGAGCAGCTCTGTGCACCCCCACAGGCTGGGCATTGTGCCTGCCCTGCAGGGCAAATCCAGGGCTCATTTGCAAACTAGCCTGGTGGGAGGGAACAAGCCACCTTTGTGGGGGGCGCTCGACTCACAGCACTGGGTTGACACTGGCCCCGAGCCCACTGGCTGCTAGCAGCTCCAGCCTCCACCCAGGACCACAGTCCGTACCTGGGCCTCTGCCTGACATGGTGGACTCACCTTGGCATAGTCCAGAGGAAGCTGGTCCTCAGGGCATTTGAAGACTCCTTCACTGTGAAGGGGGAGGGGACAAGGTCACGGCTCCACACTACAGGAAGGGAGAACCCTGGGCCCCACCTCCTCAACCGGGCAGCCTCCTTCCCTCACCAGACCGGTTCCTAGTCAGCCCCACCTGAGAGGGCAAGCAGAGTCCTGAACTACCCACTTCCCCATGACCCCAGGAGATCCCAGCTCTTGTCCTGGAGAGGGGGGTTCGGGGCCCAGTGGAGGCAGACAGCTGCCTCAGACAGCATTTGGCCAACAGGTGGCAGctggcaccccctccccccaggatgGCAGCTGGACTGGGAAAGGAACAGACTGCCCAGCCACCCCCGTCCCCCAGGTTAGTTTTCATTGGTTGGGCTGAAagctgatgggggggggggggttggtgaACAGGGATGGGCTGAGATTAAGTGCCAGGGCTGCCCAGCCCCTATGAGGGTGCCTAGCCAAGAACCCAGGGCAAAGGTCAGCGTGGGGCCACCTTACCCCATCCCCTTCTTCCTTCTATGAGGGTGTGTCTGTTAAAGTGGAGAGGAGGCAAGGCTTGCCCCCAGGCAGGGTGTTTACACTCCTGAGTCCTTACTACCTGCCTATGAGAAGGGGCTTaatgtccccattttgcagatgaaagaaCTGAGGCTACAGCTGAAGCAGTACCTGGATATGTCTGATTCCACAGCTCAGATAGGTTCTGCTACACTGTACAGCATTCAGAGGAGAAGTTAGGGCAAGAAAGACTGTCCAGGCAGGCACAGCCAAGACTGCTCCCAGCACAGCATGTGTCTGGCCTGTTGACCCCAtctgctgccctccctctcctccacTGAGCGCCACCAGGCTGTCAGCACTCAAGGAACCTGTTGGCACTTCTCCTTCCACCAAGGCCTTTCTGACCCTAGCCAGGACCGGTCACACACACCTGGCATGGCCTAGGCCAGGCAAGGGTTCACCCAGCAGGACCGAAGGCCCTAAGGCATGGCATTTCTGGAAGGTCTGAGTCAGATATGTGGGAAGCAGGTAGTAATCAGGTGGAAGCAGAGGCCACATGGCAGCCCTGTCCATAATGGCACTTTGCAGAACTTGGGCAGTTCATGCCCCAGACACTCAAAGGATATCTAGCACCCACCTCCTCCCTGACCCCACTACTACCACTGGCCATGCCACCAGTGCCAAGAAGAATACATGCCCAGGCACTGATGAGGTGTGCCCATGCCCACAAGGCAAACAGCCTTCCTGGACCAACCTGAGTAATTGCCCTGGCAGGAGTGGGGAAAGAGGGGTAGGCCATGGGGGAGGAGGGTCTGCTTGGTTGCTTCGGGAATGTGCTGACTTAATGGTTTTGGAGACAAGGAGAGGACTGAGGCAAGTCCCCAGGCTTCAGGCAGATTAGCCTGGGCAGCTTGGGGCCCAGCCAGGACAAAGTTTCCGCCAGAGCAATGGACAACCTTGCTTGTAGGGTAGAGCGTGGTGATGAGGGGTCGAGCCTGTCCAAccacctctcccctcctccctccaaggGCCTCAGCAGCAGAGCTCAGGCACTAGGGGAaagggggaggcaggggcagaCCGCTCCAGGCTGTGCTGCggaggcccaggcccaggggaGAAGacaggatggggggagggggctgtaggagaggaagaggggatttccgggaggaggaggggcagaagctgcagagagaggcagcagaggtggagggagaggggccTGGCAGCCCCCTCCTGGATCCTTCCCTGAGGCAGTCAGGGTGGGTCAGCTGAGTGGGGGGAAGGCGAGGGGGGAAGCAGTGCTCAGCT contains the following coding sequences:
- the TRAF4 gene encoding TNF receptor-associated factor 4 — encoded protein: MPGPARPCPPAMPGFDYKFLEKPKRRLLCPLCGKPMREPVQVSTCGHRFCDTCLQEFLSEGVFKCPEDQLPLDYAKIYPDPELEVQVLGLPIRCIHSEEGCRWSGPLRHLQGHLNTCSFNVVPCPNRCPTKLSRRDLPAHLQHDCPKRRLKCEFCGCDFSGEAFESHEGVCPQESVYCENKCGARMMRRLLAQHATSECPKRTQPCTYCTKEFVFDTIQSHQYQCPRLPVSCPNQCGVGTVAREDLPGHLKDSCSTALVLCPFKDSGCKHRCPKLAMARHVEESVKPHLAMMCALVSRQRQELQELRRELEELSVGSDGVLIWKIGSYGRRLQEAKAKPNLECFSPAFYTHKYGYKLQVSAFLNGNGSGEGTHLSLYIRVLPGAFDNLLEWPFARRVTFSLLDQSDPGLAKPQHVTETFHPDPNWKNFQKPGTWRGSLDESSLGFGYPKFISHQDIRKRNYVRDDAVFIRASVELPRKILS